One region of Streptomyces davaonensis JCM 4913 genomic DNA includes:
- a CDS encoding B3/B4 domain-containing protein: protein MTFRLTVSDEVRALAPGITHFAVEAHGLVNGPSSTGSSEILDDAARRLAARLDGRALREDPHMAAWRKVHTTFGAKRSRTRNSAEALAKRVLSGAGLPRISLLVDLYNAISVAHLIPVGGEDLGRVQGGIRLVRATGEEPFVTVADGAEVVEHPDAGEVVRCDDAGVTCRRWNWRQGSRTRLTEETVSAIFLLESLAPMPVAEAEAAATELGELLEKFSPGARITVRS from the coding sequence ATGACCTTCAGGCTGACCGTGTCCGACGAGGTGCGCGCCCTCGCGCCCGGCATCACGCATTTCGCCGTCGAGGCCCACGGTCTCGTCAACGGGCCCAGCAGCACCGGAAGTTCGGAAATCCTCGACGACGCGGCCCGTCGGCTCGCCGCACGCCTGGACGGCCGTGCCCTGCGCGAGGATCCGCACATGGCGGCCTGGCGGAAGGTGCACACGACGTTCGGGGCCAAGCGTTCGCGCACCCGCAACTCCGCGGAGGCGCTGGCCAAGCGCGTGCTGTCGGGCGCCGGACTGCCGCGGATCAGCCTGCTCGTCGACCTCTACAACGCGATCAGCGTGGCCCATCTGATCCCGGTGGGCGGCGAGGACCTCGGCCGCGTCCAGGGCGGTATACGACTGGTCCGGGCCACCGGCGAGGAGCCCTTCGTGACCGTCGCGGACGGCGCCGAGGTGGTCGAACACCCCGACGCCGGTGAAGTGGTGCGGTGCGACGACGCGGGGGTGACCTGCCGCCGCTGGAACTGGCGCCAGGGTTCACGCACCCGGCTGACCGAGGAGACGGTCTCGGCGATCTTCCTGCTGGAGAGTCTGGCCCCGATGCCGGTGGCCGAGGCGGAGGCGGCGGCCACTGAACTCGGCGAGCTGCTCGAGAAGTTCAGCCCGGGAGCTCGGATCACCGTCCGCTCCTAG
- a CDS encoding electron transfer flavoprotein subunit beta/FixA family protein: MSLRIVVTVKYVPDATGDRHFADDLTVDRDDVDGLLSELDEYAVEQALRISENSDDDVEVTVLTVGPEDAKDALRKALSMGADKAIHVEDDDLHGTDAIGTSLVLAKAIEKAGYDLVVSGMASTDGTMGVVPALLAERLGVPQVTLLSEVSVEDGTVKGRRDGDAASEQLEASLPAVVSVTDQSGEARYPSFKGIMAAKKKPVESWDLEDLEIEAEEVGLEGSYTVVDAAAERPARTAGTIVKDEGEGGKQLAEFLAGQKFI, from the coding sequence GTGAGCTTGAGGATCGTTGTCACTGTGAAGTACGTGCCCGACGCCACTGGCGACCGGCACTTCGCCGATGACCTGACCGTCGACCGGGACGACGTGGACGGTCTGCTCTCCGAGCTCGACGAGTACGCGGTCGAGCAGGCGCTGCGGATCTCCGAGAACTCGGACGACGACGTCGAGGTCACCGTCCTGACCGTGGGCCCCGAGGACGCCAAGGACGCGCTGCGCAAGGCGCTTTCGATGGGTGCCGACAAGGCGATCCACGTCGAGGACGACGACCTGCACGGCACCGACGCCATCGGCACCTCCCTGGTGCTGGCGAAGGCGATCGAGAAGGCCGGCTACGACCTGGTCGTCTCCGGTATGGCCTCCACCGACGGCACCATGGGTGTCGTCCCCGCGCTGCTCGCCGAGCGCCTGGGCGTCCCGCAGGTCACGCTGCTGTCCGAGGTGTCGGTCGAGGACGGCACGGTCAAGGGCCGCCGTGACGGCGACGCCGCCTCCGAGCAGCTGGAGGCCTCCCTCCCCGCGGTCGTGTCGGTCACCGACCAGTCGGGGGAGGCGCGTTACCCCTCCTTCAAGGGCATCATGGCGGCCAAGAAGAAGCCGGTGGAGTCCTGGGACCTTGAGGACCTGGAGATCGAGGCCGAGGAGGTCGGTCTGGAGGGCTCCTACACCGTGGTCGACGCCGCGGCCGAGCGTCCGGCCCGTACCGCCGGCACGATCGTCAAGGACGAGGGCGAGGGCGGCAAGCAGCTCGCTGAGTTCCTCGCGGGCCAGAAGTTCATCTAA
- a CDS encoding threonine aldolase family protein, with the protein MNPPKTDARRHHDPELRGFASDNYAGAHPEVMAALALANGGHQVAYGEDAYTENLQGIIRSHFGPTAEAFPVFNGTGANVVALQAVTDRWGAVICAESAHINVDEGGAPERMGGLKLLTVPTPDGKLTPELIDKQAWGWEDEHRAMPQVVSITQSTELGTLYTPEEIRAICEHAHAHGMKVHLDGSRIANAAASLNVPMRTFTNAVGVDILSLGGTKNGALFGEAVVVINPDAVSHMKHLRKLSMQLASKMRFVSVQLEALLAKDLWLRNARHANEMAQRLAEGVRAVHGVEILYPVQSNGIFAQLPHDVSVRLQKRFRFYFWDEAAGVVRWMCGFDTTEEDVDAFVAALKEEMAR; encoded by the coding sequence GTGAACCCCCCGAAGACCGATGCGCGTCGCCACCACGACCCGGAGCTCCGCGGTTTCGCCAGCGACAACTACGCCGGCGCCCACCCGGAGGTGATGGCCGCCCTGGCCCTGGCCAACGGCGGCCACCAGGTCGCCTACGGCGAGGACGCGTACACGGAGAACCTCCAGGGGATCATCCGCAGCCACTTCGGTCCTACGGCGGAGGCGTTCCCGGTCTTCAACGGCACCGGTGCCAATGTCGTCGCGCTCCAGGCGGTCACCGACCGCTGGGGGGCGGTGATCTGCGCCGAGAGCGCGCACATCAACGTCGACGAGGGCGGCGCCCCCGAGCGGATGGGCGGCCTGAAGCTGCTCACCGTGCCGACGCCGGACGGCAAGCTCACCCCTGAGCTGATCGACAAGCAGGCCTGGGGCTGGGAGGACGAGCACCGCGCGATGCCGCAGGTCGTCTCGATCACCCAGAGCACGGAGCTGGGCACGCTGTACACGCCCGAGGAGATCCGCGCGATCTGCGAGCACGCCCACGCGCACGGCATGAAGGTGCACCTGGACGGCTCCCGGATAGCCAACGCGGCGGCCTCGCTGAACGTCCCGATGCGGACCTTCACCAACGCCGTCGGCGTCGACATCCTCTCCCTGGGCGGCACCAAGAACGGCGCCCTGTTCGGCGAGGCGGTCGTGGTGATCAACCCGGACGCTGTCAGCCACATGAAGCATCTGCGCAAGCTGTCCATGCAGCTCGCCTCCAAGATGCGCTTCGTGTCGGTGCAGTTGGAGGCGCTGCTCGCCAAGGACCTCTGGCTGCGCAACGCCCGGCACGCCAACGAGATGGCACAGCGCCTCGCCGAGGGCGTGCGCGCGGTGCACGGCGTCGAGATCCTCTACCCGGTGCAGTCCAACGGCATCTTCGCCCAGCTCCCGCACGACGTGAGCGTGCGACTTCAGAAGCGGTTCCGCTTCTACTTCTGGGACGAGGCCGCCGGTGTCGTGCGCTGGATGTGCGGCTTCGACACCACCGAGGAGGACGTGGACGCCTTCGTGGCGGCACTGAAGGAGGAGATGGCGCGCTAG
- a CDS encoding electron transfer flavoprotein subunit alpha/FixB family protein gives MAEVLVYVDHVDGAVRKPTLELLTLARRIGEPVAVALGNGAADTAAALAEHGAVKVLTHEAAEYADYLVVPKVDALQAAYDAVSPAAVLVPSSAEGKEIAARLALRIGSGIITDAIDLEAGDEGPVATQSVFAAAFTTKSRIAKGTPVITVKPNSAAVEAAPAAGAVEALAVTFSAQATGTKVTARTPRESTGRPELTEAAIVVSGGRGVNGAENFAIIEALADSLGAAVGASRAAVDAGWYPHTNQVGQTGKSVSPQLYIANGISGAIQHRAGMQTSKTIVAVNKDAEAPIFDLVDYGVVGDLFDVVPQLTEEIKTRKG, from the coding sequence ATGGCTGAAGTTCTCGTCTACGTCGACCACGTGGACGGTGCCGTCCGCAAGCCCACCCTGGAGCTGCTGACGCTGGCCCGCCGCATCGGCGAGCCCGTCGCCGTCGCGCTGGGCAACGGCGCCGCCGACACCGCCGCCGCCCTCGCCGAGCACGGCGCGGTCAAGGTCCTCACCCACGAGGCCGCCGAGTACGCCGACTACCTGGTCGTCCCGAAGGTCGACGCCCTCCAGGCCGCCTACGACGCCGTCTCCCCGGCCGCCGTGCTGGTCCCGTCCTCCGCCGAGGGCAAGGAGATCGCCGCCCGTCTGGCGCTGCGCATCGGCTCCGGCATCATCACCGACGCCATCGACCTGGAGGCCGGTGACGAGGGTCCGGTGGCCACCCAGTCGGTGTTCGCCGCCGCCTTCACCACCAAGTCCCGTATCGCCAAGGGCACCCCGGTCATCACGGTCAAGCCGAACTCGGCCGCCGTGGAGGCCGCCCCGGCCGCCGGTGCGGTCGAGGCCCTCGCCGTGACCTTCTCCGCCCAGGCCACCGGCACCAAGGTCACCGCGCGCACCCCGCGTGAGTCGACCGGCCGCCCCGAGCTGACCGAGGCCGCGATCGTGGTCTCCGGCGGCCGTGGTGTGAACGGCGCGGAGAACTTCGCGATCATCGAGGCGCTCGCCGACTCTCTCGGCGCGGCCGTCGGTGCCTCGCGCGCCGCGGTGGACGCGGGCTGGTACCCGCACACCAACCAGGTCGGCCAGACCGGTAAGTCGGTCTCGCCGCAGCTGTACATCGCCAACGGCATCTCCGGCGCCATTCAGCACCGCGCCGGTATGCAGACCTCGAAGACGATCGTGGCGGTCAACAAGGACGCCGAGGCCCCGATCTTCGACCTGGTCGACTACGGCGTGGTCGGCGACCTCTTCGACGTCGTCCCGCAGCTCACCGAGGAGATCAAGACCCGCAAGGGCTGA
- a CDS encoding lysophospholipid acyltransferase family protein, whose protein sequence is MAELVYRPVVGLALTMFKAWDLKIDCKGSENIPRSGGAVLVSNHISYLDFIFNGLAALPQKRLVRFMAKESVFRHKISGPLMRGMKHIPVDRKQGEAAYQHALESLRSGEIVGVFPEATISQSFTLKSFKSGAARLAQEAGVPLIPMAVWGTQRLWTKGHPKNFKRSHTPVTIRVGEALEASKDKYAGAITRQLRERVQELLEAAQRAYPVRPKDAGDTWWMPAHLGGTAPTPEQVREAEAR, encoded by the coding sequence ATGGCAGAGCTTGTCTACCGTCCCGTCGTCGGTCTCGCCCTCACGATGTTCAAGGCGTGGGACCTCAAGATCGACTGCAAGGGTTCGGAGAACATCCCGCGCTCGGGCGGTGCCGTGCTGGTGAGCAATCACATCAGCTACCTGGACTTCATCTTCAACGGCCTGGCCGCGCTGCCCCAGAAGCGACTGGTGCGCTTCATGGCGAAGGAGTCGGTGTTCCGGCACAAGATCTCCGGTCCTTTGATGCGCGGCATGAAGCACATCCCGGTGGACCGCAAGCAGGGTGAGGCCGCCTACCAGCACGCGCTGGAGTCGCTGCGGTCCGGTGAGATCGTGGGCGTCTTCCCGGAGGCGACGATCTCCCAGTCGTTCACGCTGAAGAGCTTCAAGTCGGGTGCGGCGCGGCTGGCGCAGGAGGCCGGTGTTCCGCTGATCCCGATGGCCGTGTGGGGGACCCAGCGGCTGTGGACCAAGGGACATCCGAAGAACTTCAAGCGGAGCCACACCCCGGTCACGATTCGGGTCGGCGAGGCGCTTGAGGCGTCCAAGGACAAGTACGCGGGCGCGATCACCCGGCAGTTGCGTGAGCGGGTGCAGGAGTTGCTGGAGGCGGCGCAGCGGGCGTATCCGGTGCGGCCCAAGGATGCGGGCGACACGTGGTGGATGCCGGCGCATCTGGGGGGTACTGCGCCTACGCCGGAGCAGGTGCGCGAGGCTGAAGCCCGATAG
- a CDS encoding SDR family oxidoreductase — MANGNGPLSGAVIAVAGAGGPAGRAALLKLAEAGATVVGADNDPERLAEAVDAARYAAGGATVIGEPVDLLDLDSTRDWAARIEKEFGRVDGLVHLVGGWRGSETFVKTSLDDWDFLELLLIRTVQHTSLAFYEGLQRSEHGRYLLISAAGASKPTAGNAAYAAAKAAAEAWTLALGDAFRKAGGAEGPTSAAAILVVKALVHEAMRAERPNAKFAGFTDVKDLAEAIVGVWDKPAAEVNGQRLWLTEKP; from the coding sequence ATGGCGAACGGGAACGGGCCGCTCAGCGGTGCGGTGATCGCGGTGGCCGGGGCGGGCGGACCGGCCGGACGGGCGGCTCTGCTCAAGCTGGCCGAGGCGGGTGCCACCGTCGTCGGCGCCGACAACGACCCCGAGCGGCTGGCGGAGGCCGTCGACGCGGCGCGCTACGCCGCGGGCGGCGCCACCGTCATCGGTGAGCCCGTCGATCTGCTCGACCTGGACTCCACCCGTGACTGGGCGGCCAGGATCGAGAAGGAGTTCGGCCGGGTCGACGGCCTGGTCCACCTCGTCGGGGGCTGGCGGGGCAGCGAGACCTTCGTCAAGACCAGCCTCGACGACTGGGACTTCCTGGAGCTGCTGCTGATCCGCACCGTGCAGCACACCTCCCTGGCCTTCTACGAGGGCCTCCAGCGCAGCGAGCACGGCCGCTACCTGCTGATCAGTGCCGCCGGTGCCTCCAAGCCCACGGCCGGCAACGCCGCGTACGCCGCCGCCAAGGCCGCGGCCGAGGCCTGGACGCTCGCGCTGGGCGACGCCTTCCGCAAGGCCGGGGGCGCCGAAGGGCCGACGTCGGCGGCTGCGATCCTGGTGGTGAAGGCGTTGGTGCACGAGGCGATGCGCGCCGAGCGGCCCAACGCGAAGTTCGCGGGCTTCACCGACGTGAAGGACCTCGCCGAGGCCATCGTCGGCGTCTGGGACAAGCCCGCCGCGGAAGTGAACGGACAGCGTCTGTGGCTCACCGAGAAGCCGTGA
- a CDS encoding transglutaminase-like domain-containing protein gives MELIQETPDLSAYLAADEVIDHEHPVVRQTAARLAGQAEDSYAYARLAFEFVRDTVPHSQDSGDPRVTWRASDVLEQRTGICYAKSHALAALLRAEDIPTALCYQKFDVVHGLVAVRFNGAWHRQDPRGNKPGVDAQFSLDGEQLAFPVDLKSNELDYPVLYAEPHPAVVGALRRAADRAHLWQMLPTAL, from the coding sequence ATGGAGCTCATCCAGGAAACCCCCGACCTCTCCGCCTACTTGGCCGCTGACGAGGTCATCGACCACGAACATCCCGTGGTGCGGCAGACCGCCGCCCGGCTCGCCGGGCAGGCCGAGGACTCGTATGCCTATGCGCGGCTGGCCTTCGAATTCGTACGGGACACCGTCCCGCACTCCCAGGACTCCGGCGACCCGCGTGTCACCTGGCGCGCCTCCGATGTGCTGGAGCAGCGCACCGGCATCTGTTACGCCAAGTCCCATGCGCTGGCGGCCCTGTTGCGGGCCGAGGACATCCCGACGGCGCTGTGCTACCAGAAGTTCGACGTGGTTCACGGTCTGGTCGCCGTCCGGTTCAACGGCGCCTGGCACCGTCAGGACCCCCGGGGCAACAAGCCCGGTGTGGACGCCCAGTTCTCCCTGGACGGTGAGCAGTTGGCCTTCCCGGTCGACCTGAAGTCCAATGAATTGGACTATCCAGTGCTATACGCTGAACCACATCCGGCCGTCGTCGGTGCCCTCCGGCGCGCGGCCGACCGGGCGCACCTGTGGCAGATGCTCCCGACCGCACTCTGA
- a CDS encoding TlpA family protein disulfide reductase, with protein MTGLMVCVAVLAAASAFGVVQRRRSGRVRVRGRDEGQRLGPTELGGQLGERATLVQFSSAFCAPCRATRRILGEVAGMVPGVAHVEIDAEARLELVRELGILKTPTVLVLDADGRVVRRATGQPRKSDVIAALGEAV; from the coding sequence ATGACCGGACTGATGGTGTGCGTGGCGGTGCTCGCGGCGGCGAGCGCCTTCGGAGTGGTGCAGCGGCGGCGGAGCGGGAGAGTGCGAGTGCGCGGTCGGGACGAGGGTCAACGGCTGGGGCCGACGGAGCTGGGCGGGCAACTCGGCGAGCGGGCCACGCTGGTGCAGTTCTCCAGCGCCTTCTGCGCCCCCTGCCGGGCGACCCGGCGCATCCTCGGCGAGGTGGCCGGGATGGTGCCCGGGGTCGCCCACGTCGAGATCGACGCCGAGGCCCGGCTGGAGCTGGTGCGGGAGCTGGGGATCCTCAAGACGCCCACTGTGCTGGTGCTCGACGCCGACGGACGCGTGGTGCGCCGGGCCACCGGACAGCCGCGCAAGTCGGACGTCATCGCGGCCCTCGGCGAAGCGGTGTGA
- a CDS encoding flavin reductase family protein codes for MTATPDVDASRLASPDLLRSVFRRHAAGVAVITARGEHGPVGFTATSLSSVSAEPPMLSFGIGTGSSCWPTLSGATYVGVHLLGEHQRELAATFARSGADRFGPPTAWREGPEGVPVLDDVPAWLTCRITARVPAGDHRIVLAEVLRGHHAGPGRPLLYHQGRFTGLRD; via the coding sequence ATGACCGCCACGCCTGATGTCGACGCCTCCCGCCTCGCCTCGCCCGACCTGCTGCGTTCCGTGTTCCGGCGGCATGCCGCCGGAGTCGCGGTGATCACCGCCCGCGGCGAGCACGGCCCCGTCGGCTTCACCGCCACCTCGCTCAGCTCGGTCTCCGCCGAACCCCCGATGCTCTCCTTCGGCATCGGCACCGGGTCATCCTGTTGGCCCACGCTGTCCGGGGCCACGTATGTCGGTGTGCATCTGCTCGGCGAGCACCAGCGGGAGCTGGCCGCCACCTTCGCCCGCAGTGGCGCCGACCGCTTCGGACCGCCCACCGCCTGGCGCGAGGGCCCCGAGGGCGTGCCCGTCCTCGACGACGTCCCTGCCTGGCTGACCTGCCGGATCACCGCGCGCGTGCCCGCCGGGGACCACCGCATCGTGCTGGCGGAAGTCCTGCGCGGCCACCATGCGGGCCCGGGGCGCCCCCTGCTGTACCACCAGGGCCGGTTCACCGGCCTGCGCGACTGA
- a CDS encoding DUF4395 domain-containing protein gives MDIDARGPRFGAAVTTVVLAVVLVTGSAWLVAWQTLAFALGAAGGVGKSPYGWLFRAVVRPRLGPPTVFEAPEPPRFAQVVGLLFAGLGLVGFTVGPEWLGLAATGAALAAAFLNAAFGYCLGCELYLLVRRVTVRAE, from the coding sequence ATGGACATCGACGCAAGGGGTCCGCGCTTCGGGGCCGCCGTGACGACCGTAGTGCTGGCGGTGGTGCTGGTCACCGGGAGCGCCTGGCTAGTGGCCTGGCAGACGCTGGCGTTCGCGCTGGGCGCGGCGGGCGGGGTGGGCAAGTCGCCGTACGGATGGCTGTTTCGCGCCGTCGTGCGACCGCGGCTCGGGCCGCCGACCGTCTTCGAGGCGCCGGAACCGCCGCGGTTCGCGCAGGTGGTGGGGCTGCTCTTCGCGGGTCTCGGGCTGGTCGGCTTCACCGTCGGGCCGGAGTGGCTGGGTCTTGCGGCCACCGGTGCGGCGCTGGCGGCGGCGTTCCTCAATGCCGCCTTCGGGTACTGCCTCGGCTGCGAGTTGTACCTGCTGGTGCGGCGCGTCACCGTGCGCGCGGAGTAA
- a CDS encoding DUF6421 family protein — protein sequence MTEILVQSGVGEQVPPAARVVEHPAWPVLKDAVEQIRPWQSTDGSIDFQAEGTPAAADAEAVVARIVTAVEELSALLPHDAAYHQALVKDLARWAEGGFEVPDFLDSLLAFQPAANRADGLQHLVLFPMYTQNGNPDRNLEAVVLRMVWPEWLAELERTRYDNPLFCGIKFEDFTAGYDTNSAVLFPETIAVREAPERFTWGGIFCDREAARFRRVTEAAVETLGLELPEDIAAMVHDQTRCEEAFVLWDMVHDRTHSHGDLPFDPFMIKQRQPFWMYGLEELRCDLTAFKEAVKLEAEGVPQARDVQYAVLFDRMFRFPLTGDRNRNYDGLGGQLLFAYLHKHDVVRWTDNKLFIDWQRAPQVTNQLCAEIETLYRDGIDRPKLVHWFAGYELVSGFLSPHPGSKWAKGPEALDLTLPPRKLVDDVLPDEFPLSMFYEALSKKLKNVIASTKGITADSAERVAA from the coding sequence ATGACGGAAATTCTTGTGCAGTCGGGTGTGGGGGAGCAGGTTCCTCCTGCGGCCAGGGTGGTGGAGCACCCGGCATGGCCCGTGCTCAAGGATGCCGTGGAGCAGATCCGGCCATGGCAGTCCACCGACGGGTCGATCGACTTCCAGGCCGAGGGCACCCCGGCCGCCGCCGATGCCGAGGCCGTGGTGGCCCGGATCGTGACGGCCGTCGAGGAGCTCTCGGCGCTGCTGCCGCACGACGCGGCCTACCACCAGGCCCTGGTCAAGGACCTGGCCCGCTGGGCCGAGGGCGGCTTCGAGGTGCCGGACTTCCTGGACTCGCTGCTGGCCTTCCAGCCCGCCGCGAACCGTGCGGACGGCCTCCAGCACCTGGTGCTCTTCCCGATGTACACGCAGAACGGCAACCCGGACCGCAATCTGGAAGCGGTCGTGCTGCGCATGGTCTGGCCCGAGTGGCTGGCCGAACTGGAGCGCACCCGCTACGACAACCCGCTGTTCTGCGGCATCAAGTTCGAGGACTTCACGGCCGGTTACGACACCAACTCCGCCGTGCTCTTCCCCGAGACGATCGCCGTGCGCGAGGCGCCGGAACGCTTCACCTGGGGCGGCATCTTCTGCGACCGCGAGGCCGCCCGCTTCCGCCGGGTCACCGAGGCCGCCGTCGAGACCCTCGGTCTGGAGCTGCCCGAGGACATCGCCGCGATGGTCCACGACCAGACGCGCTGCGAGGAGGCCTTCGTCCTGTGGGACATGGTCCACGACCGCACCCACAGCCACGGCGACCTGCCCTTCGACCCCTTCATGATCAAGCAGCGCCAGCCGTTCTGGATGTACGGCCTGGAGGAGCTGCGCTGCGACCTCACCGCGTTCAAGGAGGCCGTGAAGCTGGAGGCCGAGGGCGTCCCGCAGGCCCGTGACGTGCAGTACGCCGTGCTCTTCGACCGGATGTTCCGCTTCCCGCTCACCGGCGACCGCAACCGCAACTACGACGGCCTCGGCGGGCAGCTGCTCTTCGCCTACCTGCACAAGCACGACGTGGTGCGCTGGACCGACAACAAGCTGTTCATCGACTGGCAGCGCGCCCCGCAGGTCACCAACCAGCTGTGCGCCGAGATCGAGACGCTCTACCGCGACGGCATCGACCGGCCGAAGCTCGTCCACTGGTTCGCCGGGTACGAGCTGGTCTCCGGCTTCCTCTCGCCGCACCCCGGCTCCAAGTGGGCCAAGGGTCCGGAGGCCCTGGACCTGACCCTGCCGCCGCGCAAGCTCGTCGATGACGTGCTTCCGGACGAGTTTCCGCTGAGCATGTTCTATGAGGCCCTGTCCAAGAAGCTCAAGAACGTGATCGCCTCCACCAAGGGCATCACGGCGGACAGTGCCGAGCGGGTCGCCGCGTGA
- a CDS encoding endonuclease/exonuclease/phosphatase family protein — MPNHSRVTRRLGLKAALAAAVTTPLSSTALTSESAAAAEERPRRRLEVMSFNLRFASTTEPNSWAVRRPVMRELLRREAPHVIGTQEGLFPQLLDIDADLGRHYDWLGTGRLHGSADESMAIFYDTRRVRPLEYDHFWLSDTPYAIGSNTWGAAFPRMVTWIRFRDLRDGDREFYVMNTHFDHRGQYARERSAALIGERISGFDPALPVVVTGDFNVAAHKNVVYDTLLGAGLLDTWDTAAERSDLYATFHGYRPLVPGGDRIDWILTTEGVTAHRATINTFTVDGQFPSDHLPVQASLTLG, encoded by the coding sequence GTGCCGAACCACAGCCGAGTCACGCGCCGTCTGGGCCTGAAGGCCGCGTTGGCCGCCGCGGTCACCACGCCACTCTCCAGTACAGCACTGACCTCCGAATCCGCCGCGGCGGCGGAGGAACGGCCGCGCCGCCGCCTGGAGGTCATGTCCTTCAACCTGCGCTTCGCGAGCACCACCGAGCCCAACAGCTGGGCCGTGCGCAGACCGGTGATGCGCGAGCTGCTGCGCCGCGAGGCCCCGCATGTCATCGGCACCCAGGAGGGCCTGTTCCCGCAGCTGCTCGACATCGACGCCGACCTCGGCCGGCACTACGACTGGCTGGGCACCGGCCGACTGCACGGCAGCGCCGACGAATCCATGGCGATCTTCTACGACACCCGGCGTGTCCGCCCGCTGGAGTACGACCACTTCTGGCTCTCGGACACCCCCTACGCCATCGGCTCTAACACCTGGGGCGCCGCCTTCCCCCGCATGGTGACCTGGATCCGCTTCCGCGATCTGCGCGACGGCGACCGGGAGTTCTACGTCATGAACACCCACTTCGACCACCGGGGCCAGTACGCGCGCGAACGCAGCGCGGCCCTCATCGGCGAGCGGATCAGCGGCTTCGACCCGGCCCTGCCGGTCGTGGTGACCGGGGACTTCAACGTCGCCGCCCACAAGAACGTCGTCTACGACACCCTGCTGGGCGCCGGTCTGCTCGACACCTGGGACACGGCCGCCGAACGCAGCGACCTCTACGCGACCTTCCACGGCTACCGTCCACTGGTCCCGGGCGGCGACCGCATCGACTGGATCCTCACCACCGAGGGCGTCACGGCACACCGGGCGACCATCAACACCTTCACCGTGGACGGCCAGTTCCCGAGCGACCATCTGCCCGTGCAGGCATCCCTGACCCTGGGCTGA